The following DNA comes from Papaver somniferum cultivar HN1 chromosome 4, ASM357369v1, whole genome shotgun sequence.
attcgacTTGTTTATaagtgtacaaagtacttatatacaagaaccaattcatgaaaatAATGCACGGTTTGCAAACAAGGTTCGCATTTATTAATACATTAAaaatccagggactttagttcgtaaacgaacctgagttcataagTACAAACAATAGTTAGGATACAGAGTATGTGAACAAgttgtcatacttaccgattttagaatgtAACCACCGAGTTCGCGAGCTACCGTTCCGGACCTTGCCTAGTTTTGTCATTTTCAAACACTGTTCGCAAACCAAAGTTCCGGACCTATCACAGATAAACTCATTCGTAAACACAGttcacaaacaagagttccagacctcAACTAGCACTTCACAGTTCGTATactgggtacgcatactatgttgtGTATTcagacattggtagtagttctaaaactctcatttaatcaatttgaaatatccttagaagacgacaatgataatcttacacataccactagcttcaagtaattttcaaatgattattttgatcaatacgaaacatcccgagttaacatcaaatgattgtctcacacaaaccatgtaagatgttcaaggtaattttcacatgattatcttgacttaatatttaatttccaacaaatgaTTTTTTTTACAACTAAAGTTGTCAAGTAGATGATAAAGCATTCTAAGATTTAAACTGGTATTTCGAGAATTATATAAACGGGGTAAAATCGACTCAAAATTTAAAATGTGTATAACATAAAGTctgtatagctatacgaattagtCTCATTAGTATATAtaattgaatagacttctgagtgattatgtcttagtctccacataccttttgtctttgaagttcctctaagctcttcagtagatcttcttcaattggtgaacgtcatgaagtctaaagctcaactacacacttatatcctaatccgagacatagttataagtagactaaaaatcaagatatagttctgATCAAcgaaacttgataaacaagcttgagataacaacatttgtgagttcgatcgagcagtgctctaacaattataaATGCTTGCATCATAATAGTAGGTGAGTAAAGTCtcaaatgatcaaaactataacgaTTACAACAATGAAATGTACAAATACCATGTTCAGAGGGTTGAGAGATTCACACATAAAAGTCCAAGCCGTGAAAACGGTATTGTGTACCGTACAATTCACAGTTGTAAGGCTTAAATTGTCCTAGGAAAAAAAATACCAGAATGTTTGGatttcaaaaaatcaaaacagagacctttatataatttttaaaCAATATTTTGTACATATAAAATGGTCAAGGACTTAAGGGAAGCTACAAGGAGTTAAATACTACTTACAATACTTCTATGTATCTGACACCCTAAAGAACTCTCATGGTAGATTTTGAATTATCTCCTTTACAACTTTCATTCTCTACTCTCTTCACTATTTGTGTTTGTTTATCTTTCTGTGTAAAGCTTAATAACCGGTAATGACCCCCACTTCATAAAATGACCCTTAGTATTAACCATATCAAGATTGTTTATCACAAaatacaccaccaccaccttttGACATTTTTACATAACCACCAGAACTTGAGCCTCTTCCTTTGCTGAAATACATTTTATATGTTCAGTAACCATTAGGGCACAAGTGCTTAGCGTAAAGATGtctaagaaaaattataaatatacCAGATGACACGATCTCCAGTTATTTGGGTCACATTGCATCGGGGCCCCAGAGGAGAGGGAGTGTTAGAACCTCTAAAAGATTAACGGATCGCATTTGTACCGGCATGGAAGTCATATACACTAAGATCATCTTCACTAATTACCTCTTCAGTGAAGAAGGAAAAGTTTCTGGTAAGCCCATGGGGTTCTTTGTTCACAAGATTCGCGATGGTTGAGGAGTTTGAAATTTCAATAAAACAAAAAGCCCCTACACTAATGGAGACCTTGGAGTAGATTTTGTAACGCTTGGCAGGGTTAATCcggaataaataaaattaaccacATCATTATCGTCATCACCTAACCGCTCATATAAACAAATCAAACTAAACTCATGCAATTCatattttttgtatttaatttattgcacCCTATGGTCAAAAAATATGGGGGTTTTAAAACCTAATTAcacataccaaaaaaaaaaacgaaggatAAGTTCATTAACTCTTTCATTTACACTGTAcacattataaaaaaaaaaatcaaatcgatCTCATGGCACAGAACAAAACCTAAGTTCAACATACGGTGTATCAACTGGGTAGTTCAGAAACTATAAATAATTTTTCCAGCTCAGATGTGTAATCCTTAGAATGATAATCCAGTGTCGTTTAAAAATCAAGACTCACTTCTAAATCAATGGTATTAGATTCCATTTGGTTTCAACCCGAATCAGAGGACCAACTAATTAAAAATCAAATTTAATTCCATTCACTTCCCTCCCCTGCAACTATTATGAGGATATAAACCAAATGAATTCTAAAGGAGAAgcatgataattagggttttaaacagTAAAAAGAGGGTTAGGGTTTCAAACACCAAAAAATTGCTATTACAATCACCCTGCTATCTGAtataaatgaaaataaataaatagagatATATTCCTATGTCATCTGGATTCGATGAATTCATATCCACCCGTCCATGACCTTCTGCAAAGTTATGTAAGATGAAGAAAAGGGAGAAACTGAAACAGAAATCGTGGGAGAGATGGAAGATACGGGATATAATCTACTATCCATTTCCTATCCGGGTAAACCCAACCCATATAACCTAGACAGAGTACTGAATCTGGAGGGAAGGTCTGGTATGAATCGGATCAACTCAGTGGACTGGTCACACTGCGTTAGACTCGCGCACGTATCTTTTCCCGGAATAGTCAATTTTTATGAGCTTTGCTATTAAAAATATATCCAATGCTATACTTAACTCAGGCTAATCTCAATTTGCTTAGGTTATGGTACTAATGAGTTAGTATATGGAATTGAACTAAGGAATTCGTTTACTTTTGGCAAATAGTAAGTTTGGAGTTCGACACATTTGATGATGTAAAAAGTGATGCATTTTGAATCGGTGAAATACCATGAGCTAGGTAGGCGGGTGGGGTGGACCGATAGGAGTTCAACCTTACTCAATTCCTTGCCTTTGATGATGTAAAAAGTTTGGAGTTCGACCTTACTCAGTTCCTTGCCTTGGGGGTATTTTAAGCAACAAATTTGATAGGAAGAGAAGAGGCCATGAGCAGTAGTACCCTTAAGTAATTATGGGGTGGGCATAACAAACCCACACTTGATCTAGCCGCGCCTCCAGTTCACTTTCCTAAAATACGATCTGCATCTACAGCTATAAATAAGCACACCGACTGTAGAAAACTTCATTACTTGCTAAATTTCATTGCTGCGACTGAAGAAAACTCCATTTAACAACACACTGTTCTAGGGTTCGTTCTTGTTCGAAAAATTAAAAATGGGTATTCTTAATAATCAAAAGggcaaatcatcatcatcatcttcttccattaAACATGTTGATCATAAGATTAGAAAAAAGTGTTTCAAGAACAGAATCAAAGGATTTGAGAAGAAATTTAATGAGTTGAGGAAACTCTGTGATGTTAAGGCTGTTGGAGTTGTGCATTCTGAATTCATCAATGGGGCTAAAGAATTACCAGCAAACCCTCATGAATTTGATGAGGTCGTCATGCAATTTAACCAAAACAAGATGAAATTGTGTAGTGGTGAAGAAGCAGAGGAAGTTGAGAAGAATCAGAGATTCTGTTTTCGGAATGATAACGGTAACCCTAAATTTGATAATTTATGTACTGTTGAATCACTTACAAAGATTGAGAGTGAATTGGAATCCATATTTGTTATGATTTCCGAGAGAGAAAATCAATTGAAAGCAGGGGATGTTACAtcgccatcatcatcatctccgAATTGCGATCAGAACAATAATTTTGGGGTAATTGAATCTACAAATTACCATTACGAGTCTACTTCTTTGGTGGTAGGATCTTCTAACAACGTTTATGATTATGGACTTCCTTGTTCTGATTATAATCAACAACAACCGCAACCGGAGGAGGAGATGAAGAAGAGTTTTGGGGTTGTTGAATCTAATTCAACTTCGTTGGCAGTAAGATCGTCTAAGAACTTGGATGATTATGGatgttcttcttcttatttctctAATCAAGAAGAATCCCAACCCTTGATTAGTGTTGTTGATCCTTTCTCTGAAATGGTTTATGATCAACCATTCTCTGATATGATCGATTTGGAGTTCCAGAGATTGAATTGCAGCAGCAGCTACATGGACATGATGATGAACACAACAAACCCAATTGACGGACCAGAATTCCTTCTGTGGTGAATGAATAGTGCTGGCTGGAGTAATTAAGTAACTTTTTGTTTGTCATCTATTCTATTTCTAGTATTCATTGGAGGAGACAATTTCTTTTGTGATGATTTTATTGCTTTCTAGTTTATGTAACTTAAATTTTTTGTAATCTACAATTTCTTATATTCATGGTgacaattgatttgttatttggaTCCCACAATTGATGTCAGGGTCATTAGTTTGTAATTCACTGCAAGTTTGCATGAGAGAACTGGCAAAGTTGCCACAACTGCGGTTCTGAAATGGCTTTTCTAGTGTGCATCACTTCGCTTTACAGAACTTGTCGCCAGGGAAAATGAAGCATTTCTAGACTGCTGTACAAAATGAAGCATTTTTCAGATAAGTTTCTCTGCTTTGTTTCGAGTAGCAATATTAACCTGCAATGCTTCATATGTGTTCATCAGAAATTTGAGGCTCCTAATTTGTAATTTCTCTGCTTGTTAAATTAGAGATTACAGAGAATGAGAATGTTGTTTCTATGAACTTTCTGACAAATAATAATGTACCAGTTGCTCAGTTAAAATCATGTCTAGATATATGATTTTATCTACAAGAGCTTTAAAATGTCAAGCCTGCTAGTCTTAACAAATTTATCATCTAACGTCATACTAAAAATACGGGTATAGTTGCCAGGCGCCAGCAGATAATAGTGTTAGTATTGGAATATGTGAAATCAGTGAAAGCACTACTGACACAGGTATGCAAAGTTGCAAACATTGGTAATTTTTAGTGAATTACATTGGTAAAAATTCCTGAATAATTTGTTCTTTTCCATCATATATACAATCTTTATAGCTAAATATTGGTAATTTTTAGTGAATTTGTGTGGTTGTCTATTTTTGTAGGATATGGATGGCATTTACCTCGATGTTTCTTGTTCACTTGCTTGGCTCAAAACTTGTCCAAACTAAGTTTTGCATCGTATATTTCTTCGGACTCTAATGAGCTCTCACCAGATAACGAACTACAGTTAGAGTTCAGGGAATATTTGAAACCGTCCCTTCCGTCTCCTCAGACATCAAATGATGCGGACATGGTTGCTAACCTTTTAATAGAGCGCCATGATCCTTATAATGCTGTGGATCCTCTCTACTTCATCTCAATGGTAtaagaatttctactgagttggTTCAGCAAACTCTGATTAGATTGAAAACTGTACCAAAAATTGCATGGATTTCTTTATTTGGGCAAAAGAACAACCAGGTTACCGCCATGACGGGGTTGCTTATGATATGATGATCGATATCATGGGAAAATTACAGTAATTTGATGTCGCTTGGCAGTTGCTTCTTGATATGGATCAGCTAGGTGATAAACCGACATCAAAAACTATCAGCATTTTGTTTCGTAGATTGATAGCTGCAGGACTCACAAAGCAAGCCGTCCAAGCTTTTGCTGACATGGAGAATTTCACAAAACGAGAAACTGATAGAGAAGATTTTGTTTACCTTCTTGACACTCTGTGTAAGTATGGGTATGTTAAGGTGTCTACGGAGATCTTCAATCGAAGGGAATTCAAATTTGAACCAGATACGCAAATGTATACAGTTCTGATTTATGGTTGGTTCAGATTAAATCGACCTGAAGTGGCGGAGAAATTCTTTGAAGAAATGGTAGATCGTGGATTAGAACCAAGTGTTGTTAGCTATAATGTTCTCTTGAGTGGAATTTGCCGTAGAACGGTCTTACACCCGGGAACTCACTTTGAAGGAATCATTCAAAAAGCTGAGAACTTGTTGGATGAAATGCAGAAGATGGGAATAGAACCAGATGTGGCTGGCTATTCTATCGTTTTCCATGTTTACAGCCGCGCGCATAAACCAGATTTATCGCTCGATAAGTTGAGTTCGATGAAAGAAAAAGGGATTTTCCCAACAGTAGCAACTCAGTTATAAAATGTCTTTGTTCATGTGGAAGGCTCGAAGAT
Coding sequences within:
- the LOC113271551 gene encoding uncharacterized protein LOC113271551, which gives rise to MGILNNQKGKSSSSSSSIKHVDHKIRKKCFKNRIKGFEKKFNELRKLCDVKAVGVVHSEFINGAKELPANPHEFDEVVMQFNQNKMKLCSGEEAEEVEKNQRFCFRNDNGNPKFDNLCTVESLTKIESELESIFVMISERENQLKAGDVTSPSSSSPNCDQNNNFGVIESTNYHYESTSLVVGSSNNVYDYGLPCSDYNQQQPQPEEEMKKSFGVVESNSTSLAVRSSKNLDDYGCSSSYFSNQEESQPLISVVDPFSEMVYDQPFSDMIDLEFQRLNCSSSYMDMMMNTTNPIDGPEFLLW
- the LOC113273277 gene encoding pentatricopeptide repeat-containing protein At2g13420, mitochondrial-like, with the translated sequence MKHFSDKFLCFVSSSNINLQCFICVHQKFEAPNFCQAPADNSVSIGICEISESTTDTGYGWHLPRCFLFTCLAQNLSKLSFASYISSDSNELSPDNELQLEFREYLKPSLPSPQTSNDADMVANLLIERHDPYNAVDPLYFISMLLLDMDQLGDKPTSKTISILFRRLIAAGLTKQAVQAFADMENFTKRETDREDFVYLLDTLCKYGYVKVSTEIFNRREFKFEPDTQMYTVLIYGWFRLNRPEVAEKFFEEMVDRGLEPSVVSYNVLLSGICRRTVLHPGTHFEGIIQKAENLLDEMQKMGIEPDVAGYSIVFHVYSRAHKPDLSLDKLSSMKEKGIFPTVATQL